One Pyrus communis chromosome 13, drPyrComm1.1, whole genome shotgun sequence genomic window carries:
- the LOC137713187 gene encoding amine oxidase [copper-containing] zeta, peroxisomal-like produces the protein MASASKKTTPSRCFRPDLVALVPREAAQTSSNAVVSASALQDWTGVTGAEDRRDDQRPKKIAMAALIPEPSANASATGISIMLRPQTRHPLDPLSAAEISVAVATVRAAGATPEVRDSMRFVEVVLLEPDKHVVALADAYFFPPFQPSLLPRTKGGPIIPTKLPPRRARLVVYNKKSNETSTWIVELSEVHAATRGGHHRGKVISSEVVPDVQPPMDAVEYAECEAVVKDYPPFREAMKKRGIEDMDLVMVDAWCVGYHSEADAPRQRLAKPLIFCRTESDCPMENGYARPVEGIYILVDMQNMVVIKFEDRKLVPLPPADPLRNYTPGETRGGVDRSDVKPLQIIQPEGPSFRVNGYFVEWQKWNFRIGFTPREGLVIYSVAYVDGNRGRRPVAHRLSFVEMVVPYGDPNDPHYRKNAFDAGEDGLGKNAHSLKKGCDCLGLIKYFDAHFTNFTGGVENIENCVCLHEEDHGILWKHQDWRTGLAEVRRSRRLTVSFVCTVANYEYGFFWHFYQDGKIEAEVKLTGVLSLGALQPGEVRKYGTVIAPGLYAPVHQHFFVARMDMAVDCKPGETFNQVVEMDVKVEKPGENNVHSNAFYAEETLLRTESEAMRDCNPLTARHWIVRNTRTVNRTGQLTGYKLVPGSNCLPLAGPEAKFLRRAAFLKHNLWVTQYSRDEMFPGGEFPNQNPRAGEGLATWVKKNRSLEETDIVLWYVFGITHVPRLEDWPVMPVERIGFMLMPHGFFNASPAVDVPPSACELEAKENDVKDSGVAKPVQNGLLAKL, from the exons ATGGCCTCAGCTTCGAAAAAAACGACGCCTTCCCGTTGCTTCCGCCCCGATTTGGTGGCTCTCGTTCCGCGCGAGGCGGCGCAGACTTCTTCCAACGCCGTTGTATCGGCCTCCGCCTTGCAAGATTGGACTGGCGTCACCGGCGCCGAGGATCGGCGCGATGATCAGCGCCCCAAGAAGATCGCAATGGCGGCCTTGATTCCGGAACCTTCTGCCAATGCCTCCGCTACAG GCATCTCAATCATGCTTAGGCCTCAAACAAGGCATCCATTGGACCCTTTATCTGCTGCTGAAATCTCTGTGGCAGTGGCAACTGTCAGGGCAGCTGGAGCGACGCCTGAG GTTAGAGATAGTATGCGTTTTGTTGAAGTGGTTCTACTAGAACCAGATAAACACGTTGTTGCATTAGCGGATGCGTACTTTTTTCCCCCTTTCCAACCATCATTACTTCCCAGAACCAAAGGTGGACCTATAATCCCAACCAAGCTCCCCCCTCGGCGAGCTCGACTTGTTGTTTACAACAAGAAGTCAAATGAGACGAGCACATGGATTGTTGAGCTGTCCGAAGTACATGCAGCTACTCGAGGTGGACATCACAGAGGAAAAGTAATATCATCGGAAGTTGTTCCAGATGTTCAGCCTCCCATG GATGCTGTGGAATATGCAGAATGTGAAGCAGTTGTGAAAGACTATCCTCCATTTAGAGAAGCTATGAAGAAGAGAGGTATTGAAGACATGGACCTTGTGATGGTTGATGCCTG GTGTGTCGGCTATCATAGTGAGGCTGATGCTCCTAGGCAAAGACTTGCTAAACCATTGATATTCTGTAGAACTGAGAGTGACTGCCCAATGGAAAATGGTTACGCACGCCCAGTTGAGGGCATCTATATTCTTGTTGATATGCAAAACATGGTGGTGATAAAGTTTGAAGACCGTAAGCTTGTTCCCCTACCTCCAGCTGATCCATTGAGGAACTATACTCCTGGAGAAACAAGAGGTGGTGTTGATCGAAGTGATGTGAAGCCTTTACAAATTATTCAGCCTGAAGGTCCAAGCTTTCGTGTTAATGGGTACTTTGTGGAGTGGCAGAAg TGGAATTTTCGTATTGGATTCACTCCCAGGGAGGGACTGGTTATATATTCTGTTGCATATGTTGACGGCAATAGAGGGCGAAGGCCTGTAGCCCATAGGTTGAGTTTTGTGGAAATGGTGGTGCCATATGGAGATCCTAATGATCCACATTATCGAAAAAATGCTTTTGATGCAGGTGAAGATGGCCTTGGTAAAAATGCACATTCTCTAAAGAAG GGGTGTGATTGTTTGGGCTTAATCAAATACTTTGATGCACACTTTACGAACTTCACTGGAGGTGTTGAAAATATCGAAAATTGTGTATGTTTGCACGAAGAAGATCATGGAATTCTGTGGAAGCATCAGGACTGGAGAACAGGCTTAGCAGAAGTGCGCAGGTCAAGAAGGCTAACAGTGTCATTTGTATGTACTGTGGCTAATTATGAGTATGGGTTCTTTTGGCACTTTTATCAG GATGGAAAAATTGAAGCTGAAGTTAAACTTACAGGAGTTCTCAGCTTGGGAGCACTACAACCTGGAGAAGTTAGAAAATATGGAACTGTGATTGCACCCGGGCTATATGCACCAGTCCATCAACACTTTTTTGTTGCTCGTATGGATATGGCTGTTGATTGCAAGCCTGGGGAAACTTTCAATCAG GTTGTGGAGATGGATGTTAAGGTTGAGAAACCTGGAGAGAATAATGTCCACAGCAATGCATTTTATGCTGAGGAGACGCTTCTCAGGACTGAATCAGAGGCAATGCGTGACTGTAATCCTTTGACAGCTCGCCATTGGATT GTACGGAACACACGAACTGTTAATAGGACTGGACAGTTAACAGGCTACAAGCTTGTACCGGGTTCAAACTGTTTGCCATTAGCTGGTCCCGAGGCCAAGTTTTTGCGAAGAGCAGCTTTCCTGAAGCATAATCTATGGGTGACACAATATTCACGTGATGAAATGTTTCCCGGAGGAGAGTTTCCAAATCAAAATCCACGTGCTGGCGAAGGATTGGCCACTTGGGTTAAGAAAAATCGATCTCTGGAAGAAACTGACATAGTTCTTTG GTATGTATTCGGAATCACACACGTACCACGGTTGGAAGACTGGCCTGTCATGCCGGTGGAGCGCATTGGATTTATGCTCATG CCTCACGGATTCTTCAACGCCTCTCCGGCAGTGGATGTTCCACcaagtgcatgtgagttggaaGCCAAGGAAAATGATGTCAAAGACAGCGGAGTAGCCAAGCCCGTTCAGAACGGGTTGCTAGCAAAGCTCTGA
- the LOC137712349 gene encoding uncharacterized protein, which translates to MTHANLMNNYFNPNTVYTEEDFRRRFQMRRHVFERLLRDVQHVNPYFRQKHDRVSRLSFSPHQKVTVAFRMMAYGSPADSMDEAHGMSESTCLDTLAEFCDTIVKDEYLYEPNQEDLDRLIRKVKDHGFPSMIGSLDCMHWDWKNCPTGWLEGFSRRSRKSTIVLEVVTSYDT; encoded by the coding sequence ATGACTCAtgccaatctgatgaacaactactttaACCCCAACACGGTGTACACAGAAGAGGATTTTAGACGTCGCTTCCAGATGAGGCGTCATGTCTTCGAGCGTTTACTTCGTGATGTCCAACatgtcaatccatactttcgacagAAGCATGACAGAGTAAGCCGCCTaagtttctcacctcatcaaaAGGTTACTGTTGCATTCcgaatgatggcctatggctccccagctgattcgatggatgaagcccatggtatgtctgagtctacatgccttgatactcttgCTGAATTCTGTGACACAATTGTTAAAGATGAATACCTCTacgagccaaatcaagaagatctggATCGGCTCATTCGCAAAGTTAAAGACCATGGGTTTCCAagcatgatagggtcattagactgcatgcattgggattggaagaaTTGTCCCACCGGATGGCTAGAAGGCTTCAGTAGAAGGTCAAGAAAGTCAACTATTGTGTTAGAGGTGGTTACCTCGTATGACACATAG
- the LOC137713966 gene encoding transcription factor MYB86-like, with translation MGRNSCCLKQKLRKGLWSPEEDEKLFNYITQFGVGCWSSVPKLAGLQRCGKSCRLRWINYLRPDLKRGMFSQQEEDLILSLHEVIGNRWAQIAAQLPGRTDNEIKNFWNSCLKKKLMKQGIDPTTHKPLTEEEQKEANNIDCSDLNESLPMPELPTMPITMASQGPTFLLNDSNYYDGNGGVLNNPQASRAFDSLSYFEFQPGFESSAYNSDLVAAQYHHTNIRPYESSSNFGFTSMPSLANSDHGSMSGTDFSDNSASRLGSFFMNEVKESSSNSSNVGSYTAGCHMSSNNVIENAAFPWETDNKLDSLFQFHFNGIKSEEIIKPNSSWQQQGQLVHHHAQNSVDFSSYPLTSSEDLTGANFDVFQNI, from the exons ATGGGACGCAATTCGTGTTGTTTGAAGCAGAAGTTAAGGAAAGGCCTCTGGTCACCAGAAGAAGATGAGAAGCTCTTCAACTACATCACTCAATTTGGTGTTGGCTGCTGGAGCTCAGTCCCAAAGCTTGCTG GTTTGCAGAGGTGTGGGAAGAGTTGCAGGTTGAGATGGATAAACTATTTGAGGCCAGATTTGAAGAGAGGAATGTTCTCACAACAGGAAGAGGATCTCATTCTTAGTCTTCACGAAGTTATAGGCAACCG GTGGGCTCAAATTGCAGCACAATTGCCAGGAAGAACAGACAATGAGATAAAGAACTTTTGGAATTCATGTTTGAAGAAGAAGCTAATGAAGCAAGGAATTGACCCAACTACTCACAAGCCACTAACTGAAGAAGAGCAGAAAGAAGCGAACAACATTGATTGTTCAGACCTAAACGAGTCTTTGCCAATGCCAGAGCTTCCAACTATGCCAATAACCATGGCTTCCCAAGGCCCAACATTTCTTCTCAATGATTCAAATTACTATGATGGAAACGGAGGAGTCCTCAACAATCCACAAGCCTCAAGAGCCTTTGATTCTCTATCTTATTTCGAGTTTCAACCTGGTTTTGAGTCATCAGCCTACAATTCAGATCTTGTTGCCGCTCAATACCACCATACCAACATTAGACCTTATGAGTCAAGCTCAAATTTTGGGTTTACTTCAATGCCAAGTTTGGCAAATTCGGACCATGGAAGCATGTCCGGCACAGATTTTTCGGACAATTCAGCTTCAAGACTCGGCTCATTTTTCATGAATGAGGTTAAGGAAAGCTCGAGCAATAGCTCGAACGTCGGCAGCTATACAGCAGGGTGTCATATGAGCAGCAACAACGTAATTGAAAATGCGGCTTTTCCATGGGAAACAGATAACAAACTAGATTCCTTGTTTCAGTTTCATTTCAATGGGATAAAGTCTGAGGAAATTATCAAACCCAATAGTTCTTGGCAACAACAAGGGCAGCTTGTTCATCACCATGCTCAAAATTCAGTAGATTTCAGTAGCTATCCGTTGACGTCGTCAGAAGATCTAACTGGTGCAAATTTTGATGTTTTCCAgaatatttga
- the LOC137711882 gene encoding LOW QUALITY PROTEIN: DNA repair protein XRCC3 homolog (The sequence of the model RefSeq protein was modified relative to this genomic sequence to represent the inferred CDS: inserted 2 bases in 1 codon; substituted 1 base at 1 genomic stop codon): MTSENLLTRPLIAEKLTLGCPFLDRCLGGGLPCCSITQLVAESSCGKTQFCLQLALSASSLYLHTEFPFPLRRLHQLSQAFRSSRXPRSHXNPCEDVYVDAVHNAHQMLDIMPKIESFIESEKPRLPVRLIVIDSIAALFRTEFNNTPLDLKRRSSLFFKISGKLKSLVNRFRSAVVVTNQVVDFMGANDGANGVKVGNLGSLHSLGRRVCPALGLAWANCVNSRVFLSRNEMVVGEGNSNELDDGFCRQTKRRLDILFAPHLPQASCEFVITRQGVFGVE; encoded by the exons ATGACATCGGAAAATCTCCTAACCCGTCCTCTCATCGCCGAGAAATTAACGCTGGGTTGCCCATTCCTCGACCGCTGCCTCGGCGGCGGGCTCCCCTGCTGTTCAATAACGCAGCTCGTCGCCGAGAGCAGTTGCGGCAAGACTCAATTTTGCCTCCAACTCGCCCTCTCCGCCTCCTCGCTTTACCTCCACACCGAATTCCCTTTCCCCCTTCGCCGCCTCCACCAACTCTCCCAAGCATTTCGATCCTCACGCTAACCTCGTAGCCA TAACCCCTGTGAAGATGTGTATGTTGATGCTGTGCACAACGCGCACCAGATGCTTGATATAATGCCCAAGATAGAGTCTTTTATTGAGAGCGAGAAACCCCGGTTGCCTGTCAGGCTAATTGTGATTGATTCCATCGCGGCGCTGTTCCGGACTGAATTTAACAACACCCCTTTGGATCTTAAGCGGAGGTCGTCGCTGTTTTTCAAGATTTCCGGGAAGTTAAAGTCTTTGGTCAACAGGTTCCGATCAGCGGTGGTGGTGACGAACCAGGTGGTTGATTTTATGGGGGCAAATGATGGGGCGAATGGGGTCAAAGTGGGCAACCTTGGCTCATTGCACTCGTTGGGAAGACGGGTTTGCCCTGCTCTGGGACTCGCTTGGGCGAATTGCGTGAATTCAAGGGTGTTCTTGTCGAGAAATGAGATGGTTGTTGGCGAAGGGAATAGCAATGAGCTGGATGATGGTTTTTGTAGGCAAACAAAGAGGCGACTTGATATTCTTTTTGCGCCTCATTTGCCCCAAGCATCGTGTGAATTTGTCATCACACGACAAGGAGTATTTGGAGTTGAGTGA
- the LOC137713078 gene encoding uncharacterized protein has translation MAANPENDEKTLHDELSLPILLADRVIKSAQEAESSKLDCADLAKQVDRLSQMLRSAVRIAATTQSLYERPVRRIVADVAKNLERALTLVRKCKHSGVLRQVFSITTTADFRKVSNLLESSIGDMKWLLSVFESDGANLSLPPIASNDPILSWVWSYIATIQMGQLRDRVDAANSLVSLARDNDRNKKIIVDEGGVTPLLKLLKEGSSPDAQIAAANALFHIATDQERVRIIIDLLGINVVVSVLGDSPMKVQVCVVRLVSEMAELDPVAQEEFGRENVTRPLVSLLAMDTVLDDPKVQPGKPSIHNLVQINKQLAASGLNPNSRSSSFSNHYHSDGSSRGGGLHRKEREREAESNPEVKLELKAGCAKALWKLCKGCLLNSRKVTETKGLICLAKIIEKEAGELQLNCLMTVMEIAAVAESNTDLRRAAFKLNSPAAKAVLDQLLRVIQEEANLELQIPAIKAIGSLARTFPARETRIVGPLVARLGSVDVDVATEAADALGKFVCMENFNCVEHSKTIIEFDGVPSLMRLLRTTDRTNERGHVNCLVLLCYLALHVGNSKALEQARALNTLEGGARSVVAQYPDLRDLLAKAIHNLTLYQAGAHPHRQTFMP, from the coding sequence ATGGCGGCGAACCCGGAAAATGACGAAAAGACCCTTCACGACGAACTCTCCCTCCCGATCCTCCTCGCCGATCGGGTCATCAAATCGGCCCAGGAGGCCGAGTCCTCCAAACTCGACTGCGCTGACCTCGCCAAGCAAGTCGACCGCCTCTCCCAGATGCTCCGATCCGCCGTCCGAATTGCCGCCACCACTCAGTCCCTCTACGAGCGGCCCGTCCGCCGAATCGTCGCCGACGTGGCGAAGAACCTTGAGCGGGCGTTGACCCTGGTCCGGAAATGCAAGCACAGTGGGGTCCTCCGGCAGGTGTTCTCCATCACCACCACTGCTGATTTCAGAAAAGTCTCGAACCTCCTGGAATCTTCGATTGGGGACATGAAGTGGCTTCTCTCGGTGTTTGAGTCCGACGGCGCCAACCTCTCCCTGCCGCCGATCGCCAGCAACGACCCGATTTTGAGCTGGGTGTGGTCCTACATCGCGACTATTCAAATGGGTCAACTCAGGGACCGAGTCGACGCGGCGAACTCTCTCGTTTCACTCGCTCGGGACAACGACCGGAACAAGAAGATAATCGTCGACGAAGGAGGCGTGACGCCGCTGCTAAAGCTTCTGAAAGAAGGTTCTTCTCCGGACGCCCAAATCGCGGCTGCTAATGCTCTGTTTCACATCGCCACTGATCAAGAAAGGGTCCGAATTATAATTGATTTGTTGGGAATTAACGTTGTTGTTTCGGTTTTGGGCGATTCACCGATGAAGGTTCAGGTGTGCGTGGTGAGATTGGTGTCGGAAATGGCGGAGCTTGACCCGGTGGCGCAGGAGGAGTTCGGCAGAGAGAATGTGACTAGACCGTTGGTGTCTCTGCTGGCAATGGATACGGTTCTGGATGATCCGAAGGTGCAACCAGGTAAGCCTAGCATTCATAATCTCGTGCAGATTAATAAGCAGTTAGCTGCAAGTGGTTTGAATCCGAATAGCCGTTCGTCTTCCTTTTCGAATCATTATCATTCGGATGGTAGTAGTAGAGGTGGCGGTCTTCATcggaaagagagggagagagaggcaGAGTCCAATCCTGAGGTGAAGCTTGAGCTGAAAGCCGGTTGCGCAAAGGCATTGTGGAAATTGTGTAAAGGGTGTTTGTTGAATAGTCGAAAAGTTACAGAGACAAAAGGGTTGATTTGTTTGGCGAAGATTATTGAGAAGGAAGCAGGGGAATTGCAGCTCAATTGCTTGATGACTGTGATGGAAATAGCCGCAGTGGCTGAGTCCAATACCGACCTTAGAAGAGCGGCGTTTAAGCTCAACTCTCCGGCTGCAAAGGCGGTTCTGGATCAGCTTTTGAGAGTGATTCAGGAAGAGGCTAATCTGGAATTGCAAATTCCTGCCATTAAAGCAATTGGGTCATTGGCAAGAACTTTCCCTGCTAGGGAGACCCGGATAGTTGGTCCTCTGGTTGCTCGGCTTGGCAGTGTGGATGTGGATGTGGCAACGGAGGCTGCCGATGCATTAGGGAAGTTTGTGTGTATGGAGAATTTCAATTGTGTGGAGCATTCCAAGACGATTATTGAGTTTGATGGCGTTCCTTCTCTGATGAGATTGCTACGGACGACTGATCGAACTAATGAACGGGGTCATGTCAATTGCTTAGTACTACTATGCTACCTAGCATTGCATGTCGGCAACAGCAAGGCTCTTGAACAAGCGCGGGCATTGAATACTCTTGAGGGTGGAGCTCGTTCTGTTGTAGCTCAATATCCCGACTTGAGGGATTTGTTAGCCAAAGCTATACACAATCTCACTCTTTATCAGGCTGGAGCTCATCCCCACAGGCAAACCTTCATGCCGTAA